The Silene latifolia isolate original U9 population chromosome Y, ASM4854445v1, whole genome shotgun sequence sequence ACCTGATGGCTTTACTAGCCAATTTTATAGGGATGCTTGGGACATAGTTGGCAATGAGGTTTGTGCTGCTGTTTTAGACTTTTTTGATAGTGGTAAGCTGCTCACCCAAATCAATGCTACTATGATTACTCTCATACCTAAGACTGACAGACCAACTAGTGTAAAACATTTTCGACCTATTGCTTGCTGTAATGTCATTTACAAGACTATTTCGAAGATTCAGTGTGCTAGATTGGTTGTGGTCCTTCCTGACATTATAAGTAGGAATCAGGGTGCTTTTATTCATGGTAGAAGTATTTTGAAAAACATCCTTATATGACAGGACCTGGTAAGGATGTACAACAGAGGTAATGCCTCTCCTAGATGCATGTTTAAACTGGATTTACAAAAAGCCTATGATTCCATTGAATGGAACTTTATAGAGCTGATGTTGACAGCCTTGAACTTCCCTGCAAAATTTAAACATCTGGTTTTGACTTGTGTGAGGACACCTCTGTTGGgactggtgtcctccacagttagtgcaatgacatataaatctctaaaaggatcaaagggtatacttttgtattattatcagttggtccacgtttatcaataacggttggcttgctagataagtttgacgttattgtcatactgatggcggtgatcaaccggtccctaaaagtcacacctataggatacgtttgagagatgtgacggtatgaaaatacagtcatgttgatgcctaatatgactaagcagttagtcgaagttattgactaataattagtcaaacgcgatgttgagataattatttaacggaaatttcccatggtaccctcgaactttggccgattacacatggtacccctcattttaagtttctacatatggtacccttgTATTTActtttttctttcccagaataccctTAGCAACTCTCCGTCATAACACCGTTAGTTCTCAACTTCTAAACACTTTACCTCTTCCTTTTACCCATAAATAACCTTCTAATCCCTAATCTTCATCTTCTTGCTTTATATTCACTCATCCCATTTGCCACCACCAACACTACCACCGCATCACCACCACTACCATTAAACTCCGACAACCACCCCTCGCCATTGATGGGGTAATATGCCCCCATCTTCCTGTGAAAACGCATTCCTCTAAATTCCTCCTACTTTCAAATCATCACATATTCATCATTTTCCCCATATTTCTTCAATTGATAAACTAATTAGCAAAAATCTTGCGATTTCAAGTACAGAGAAACCAATTGGAAGCCATGGATTTAGAAGCAAATTCGAGCAAGTCCTTCACATCAGAGATAAAAGCATGTTTTGGTAAGCATGCTTGAAATTAAAATCGATGGTGGTAGTATGGTGCTGGACTGGGTGATGGTGCGGGTCCCACTGATGGCGGTGATGGCGATGGTGGGTCCCACTGATGGTGTAGGTCCCGCTGATGATGGGTTGATTGCGAGGTGGGTGATTGAATAAGGAGCAGACGTACTTGATTCGGTTAAGTCGTTTAGGGATTTGAAATCATCAGATAATTGTGGTGGAGGTGGTAGCTTAGTAAATGATAATACTGGTATCAGACTCATTTAGCAGTGAACATTGATGAGAGATTGGAAAACACGTAATTGGATCTGCATTTGTATAGGAATGCGGAGACTCTTAAGTAAACACGGCTTTAAATTGTTAAGAATAAAGAGGCTATAAATCGGGGTCAATTTTTTGACATTTTTGTAGCAGAGAGAACGTGGACAAGATGTATGGCTAGTGAAGAAATCTAGACAATCTCATTTTAATTGTTTAGTTTCAGCACCCGCATAAACACAATCTTTACAATTGAAGGTTTTCATTATCAAGTGTTAATTTGAGTTTATCGAATATTGATCTGCATTTATCGAATAAACCAAGAGGATGAAGATGTGTTATAGGTAAAAAGCAATTAAGCAAGAGGTAGAGTGTTTAGAAGATGTAAGCTaatgtgaattaagcggttaattcgtaaattaaatataaacggttatatttaattaatgtatattgaattgattaattatacaatattgttattgtcagacatgtattaatatatcgactgagtcatgttgctagttgatattttaataaccgataactgatgacaatttataataaaatcccgtcatatacattttagcattttaagtcggaccacgagttaaaaataaggagaaagtgaaagcccactccctcccttgtaaaacccacggccgaaccatatgaacaaaaggagagggcttctctccttttgacctaagcatattcatttgcacaaaaattaggtttttggaggcattttctctgaaacctagatctcacatcgaaaactcacaaaaactctctcaatattgcaaggcaattagagagtacattctagcacaaggggcatagtctcagacggtcttgggtgtaacgattaggaggaaatctatattgatttctgttcttaggccgtattcacaaaggacccgaggttaattcttattctttatcgtttctcttgtaattttcgtttatgacaataatcacatgttaaagatacgttatagtcctaaaatttaagggaattttacggatatttccctacaaccTCACTTCTCCCTTCATCTGAATGGCTCTCATTTTGGATATTTTGCTGGAAAAAGAGGTTTAAGGCAAGGGGACCCCATCTCTCCCTTGCTCTTTACAATTTGTATGGAGTACTTGTCAAGGGTCCTGATGTATGCAACTCAGAAATGGTTCTTCAGATTTCACCCTCTTTGTAGAAGCCTTAAATTGACTCATTTGCtgtttgcagatgatttgttACTCTTCTGTAGAGGGGATGTTAGATCTATTATGCGGTTGCTTAGAGCCTTCTCTACATTTTCTGCTATTTCTGGACTGGTGGTGAATGAGGCTAAGTCTGAAGTAGTTTTTGCTGGGGTTCCTGCTGACCTGAGACATGATATTTTACAAATCTCAGGTTTTCAAGAAGGCTGTCTACCCTTTAAATACCTTGGCATACCTATCCAACCTGGTAGACTCACAAAGCAGGATTGTAATATTTTGGTGGAAAGGATTGTCACTAGGATAAGAGGGATTAGGGATAAGAAGCTTAGCAATTCAGGCAGACTGATTTTGATTAATTCTATCCTCAATACTCTTCATAATTATTGGGCCTCCATTTTTCTGATTCCTAAACTGATCATAAGGAGGATTGTGGCTATATGCAGAAATTATTTGTGGGATGGGGGCACAGAGTACCAGAGGGCTCCTCTTGTGTCTTGGTCCACTGTTTGCTGCAGTAAAAAATCTGGAGGCTTGGGTGTGAAGGATGCTGAAAGTTGGAACATTGCTACTGTTGGGAAGCTTGTAAATTGGATCTACACTAAGGCTGATAGACTTTAGGTTCAATGGATTGATCATATTTATCTGAAAGGGTCTGACTGGTCTACTTATGTGCCTCCTAGTGACtccaattggaattggaggaacatCTGTAAGATCAGGATCAAAATGAATGCTGGTTTTGTGGATAACTGCTGGGTAGCTGATCCTAAAGGCTACTCAGTTGGGTCTGGTTATACTTGGATACAGGATCAACACCCACCTGTGTCCTGGTATTCCGATGTCTGGGATAGATGGAATATCCTTAAGCATGCCTTTATAGCTTGGTTAATTTCCCATAAGGCACTCAATACTAGAGAAAAGTTACATGCTCATGGGATACGTGCCTCTAAGGATTGTGTGCTGTGTGAAGATGGCATTGAAACACATTCCCATGTTTTTGAAGAATGCTTATATAGCAAGCAAATTATGGGACAGATTGAGACCTGGCTGCAACTTAAATTGTATCCTGATAGGAGTTGCTCTCAACTGCAGCAACATGTTTGCAGAATGGCAAAGTTGGCCTGCTGGTACACCATCTGGATGGAGAGAAACAAATGTCGAATGGACTTGCAGCTAACAATGCCTAGGAATATTGTGAAAGATTTGAAGAGGCTGATTCATGCTCGAATCAGTCAGATGATCCAACAACCTGTTACTAGCCAAGATCAGCAGTGGCTTTCTAGACTTGATATTTTACTTTAGTTGTGGCTAGTACTAGAAAATTTGAAATGATGTTGTAATTGACTATTATCTTTTTTTTATTAATGAAAAcctctcacatttcaccaaattttttttttagaaaataagGACTATTTCATAATTACTTTCATCATTGTATATGCTGGAATGTTTTACCTCTTGTTAACTATAAGAATTTAGAAATAAACACTACATTCATTGTATATGTTGAAATGTCTGACCTCTTGTTAACTATAAGAATTTAAAAATAAACACTACATACAATAATAACAATTAAAGCATAGAGATGAAATAAAATTGTGTAGAATGACtattaaaataaacaaaaatgtaACAGGAGTAGTGATGTACTCCGGAGTATGAATTAATGATGTACATAAAAGTTTTACTCAtataatcaatatatataactaaaggaggctttttttttttctaattattctattagcattagaattaggagataagtAATTTTTTACAagttttctattataattaggaatataattttcctattagaaatgagaattaattaattattttacaattttcccattagaaataggaaataaattaacaatttattaaggcttttttttcctaattatactattagaattaggagataatattTATGTAAAATTTTTCTactataattaggaatatgatttttctattagaaatgagaattaattattttataattttataattttattattaaaaacaagaaataaattaattatctataatttattaatattaaaaaattattcattagtatttgttcattttttattagattagaaggaaaaaaacatttgatatatttataatatccaattttataacaacttccgattaaaaaaatgaggtattatgaggctaagaggccctaggccgaactgggttgtgacaaatgtgcatgcataaaacgtact is a genomic window containing:
- the LOC141628150 gene encoding uncharacterized protein LOC141628150, whose translation is MNAGFVDNCWVADPKGYSVGSGYTWIQDQHPPVSWYSDVWDRWNILKHAFIAWLISHKALNTREKLHAHGIRASKDCVLCEDGIETHSHVFEECLYSKQIMGQIETWLQLKLYPDRSCSQLQQHVCRMAKLACWYTIWMERNKCRMDLQLTMPRNIVKDLKRLIHARISQMIQQPVTSQDQQWLSRLDILL